In one window of Rhizobium oryzihabitans DNA:
- a CDS encoding peptidoglycan recognition protein family protein codes for MTYKLPLEWLQPVKMARIIVHWSAGAYRASDLDKEHYHFIIEGTGNVVRGDHTIADNVNTADDNYAAHTRGCNTGSIGVSFASMAGAIESPFNPGKFPLTEAQWARGMEVVAHLASFYKIPVTDKTVLTHAEVQPNLGIVQRGKWDITRLPFDASLVGAKACGDKMRRDVKARM; via the coding sequence ATGACTTACAAGCTTCCGCTGGAATGGCTCCAGCCGGTTAAGATGGCGCGCATTATTGTGCACTGGTCTGCCGGCGCGTATCGGGCGTCCGATCTCGACAAGGAGCATTATCACTTCATCATCGAGGGAACCGGCAATGTCGTTCGTGGTGATCACACGATTGCCGACAACGTCAACACCGCCGATGACAACTATGCTGCCCACACTCGCGGCTGCAACACGGGCTCGATCGGCGTTTCCTTCGCCTCGATGGCGGGCGCTATCGAAAGCCCGTTCAACCCAGGCAAGTTCCCGTTGACGGAGGCGCAGTGGGCGCGGGGCATGGAGGTGGTCGCACACCTTGCCTCGTTCTACAAAATCCCTGTCACTGACAAGACCGTCCTGACCCACGCCGAAGTTCAGCCGAACTTAGGCATCGTTCAAAGAGGGAAGTGGGACATAACCCGGCTGCCTTTCGACGCTTCGCTGGTCGGCGCCAAGGCTTGCGGCGACAAGATGCGGCGCGATGTAAAGGCGCGGATGTGA
- a CDS encoding TIGR02594 family protein — protein MPTVPVYKRTETSAPILRQNITTQASGDDFGAQIGRGMQSVGQSIGVLGDAVEKVNALKDETGAREARNAYMREKDQLMYDPENGYMNMSGRNALDARQGVVDKLKALRASHAEGLSLGAAKLYNQSVDGLELDTERSMAIHSGNELKQYVVQEGVAGASNLQNEALRNPTDQAMADKYTAAALLELREVYRKQGLPPEAIDMKEREFLSDTTKKMVLTLAAKGESGVLQAKGYMDKYADRLSAGDKLTLDEAMKAPVLAAKANQNTQALLSGAPVQRYDGPERLDGPERPDAVERRALPAIGGKLGTVLGSLSGLNERTDAKAISSFIKNSAGISIDPRVTPWCAAFVNAVLATQGIEGTGKLNARSFLSFGMPTDNPRPGDIVVLKRGTGEQGHVGFFQGFDGNGNIKVVGGNQSNSVKESTYSANDLLGFRTAGGVNENTASLPNYSPQGIAHIYDQLNKITDPEEREATRKAVDAQLTQRKKLMDAQKEQVQSWAETQVISNPTMDLTQIPIDVQQTLGASGMTTLMNYQEKVRTQGQPTTDYRVLYELQTQYAENPTAFAQTDLFQYRDKLDNSDWQAVTGWRQTALTDQRKAQQDGSLYSGAFKQAEQALNSAGITTTGIKSEKTEDRAEMERRIGRFQSELKLRIDDFRKDNAGKAPSFSETQNLINELLLPVVFQKPGLIWGTSEEGGKFLFEAATREDGTAFEVRIPYGDIPVDLRERIKSDLQSSTGRKPSQEEISDEYARFLLGR, from the coding sequence ATGCCCACAGTTCCTGTCTACAAGCGAACCGAGACGTCTGCACCAATCCTCCGCCAGAACATTACCACGCAGGCTTCTGGGGATGATTTCGGCGCGCAGATTGGGCGAGGCATGCAGAGCGTTGGCCAGAGCATTGGTGTGCTTGGCGACGCTGTCGAGAAGGTGAACGCGCTCAAAGACGAGACGGGCGCACGCGAGGCGCGAAACGCCTACATGCGCGAAAAAGACCAGCTCATGTATGACCCGGAAAACGGGTACATGAACATGTCCGGTCGCAACGCGCTCGATGCCAGGCAGGGTGTGGTTGACAAGCTCAAAGCACTGCGGGCTAGCCATGCAGAAGGCTTGAGCCTTGGCGCAGCGAAGCTCTACAACCAGTCCGTTGACGGCCTTGAACTCGACACCGAACGGTCGATGGCAATCCATTCCGGCAACGAACTGAAACAGTATGTGGTGCAGGAAGGTGTTGCCGGGGCGAGCAACCTCCAGAACGAAGCTCTGCGGAATCCCACCGATCAGGCAATGGCAGACAAATACACGGCTGCCGCCCTGCTGGAATTGAGGGAGGTCTATCGGAAACAAGGCTTGCCGCCTGAAGCAATTGACATGAAGGAACGAGAGTTTCTTTCTGACACGACGAAAAAGATGGTCCTGACGCTCGCGGCAAAGGGTGAAAGTGGCGTCCTTCAGGCGAAAGGCTATATGGACAAGTATGCCGATCGTCTTTCGGCAGGTGACAAGCTCACCCTTGACGAGGCGATGAAGGCTCCGGTGCTGGCCGCGAAAGCAAACCAGAACACCCAGGCGCTGCTTTCTGGTGCTCCGGTTCAAAGGTACGACGGGCCGGAACGGTTGGATGGGCCGGAGAGGCCGGATGCTGTCGAGCGTCGTGCCCTTCCGGCTATCGGGGGAAAGCTCGGAACTGTTCTCGGCTCCCTGTCTGGCCTCAATGAGCGCACCGATGCGAAGGCGATATCCTCCTTCATCAAGAACTCTGCGGGGATATCAATCGACCCGCGCGTGACGCCGTGGTGTGCGGCTTTCGTCAACGCTGTTTTGGCAACGCAGGGCATTGAAGGCACGGGAAAACTCAATGCCCGCTCCTTCCTGAGTTTCGGGATGCCGACGGATAACCCGCGACCGGGTGACATCGTGGTTCTCAAGCGTGGAACCGGCGAACAAGGCCATGTGGGTTTCTTTCAGGGCTTTGATGGCAACGGGAACATCAAGGTCGTCGGCGGCAACCAGTCCAACAGCGTGAAGGAATCGACCTATTCAGCAAACGACCTGCTCGGTTTCCGCACTGCCGGCGGCGTGAACGAAAATACGGCCAGCCTGCCGAACTATTCGCCGCAGGGCATCGCCCACATTTATGATCAGTTGAACAAAATCACCGACCCCGAAGAGCGGGAAGCGACGCGCAAGGCGGTGGATGCTCAGCTGACGCAGCGCAAGAAGCTGATGGACGCGCAGAAAGAACAGGTCCAATCCTGGGCGGAAACGCAGGTTATTTCGAACCCGACCATGGATCTCACGCAAATCCCGATCGATGTCCAGCAGACACTCGGGGCCAGCGGCATGACGACGCTGATGAACTATCAAGAAAAGGTCCGCACTCAGGGGCAGCCGACAACCGACTATCGGGTGCTCTACGAGCTTCAAACGCAGTATGCGGAGAACCCGACAGCATTTGCGCAGACGGATCTCTTCCAGTACCGCGACAAGCTGGATAACTCCGACTGGCAAGCCGTTACCGGCTGGCGGCAGACGGCGCTGACGGACCAGCGAAAAGCCCAGCAAGACGGCTCCCTCTACTCCGGCGCCTTCAAACAGGCTGAGCAAGCCTTGAACTCCGCAGGCATCACGACAACGGGCATCAAGAGCGAGAAGACCGAAGACAGGGCTGAAATGGAACGGCGTATCGGGCGCTTCCAGAGTGAGCTTAAACTGAGGATAGACGACTTCCGGAAAGACAATGCCGGTAAAGCGCCGTCCTTTTCCGAAACGCAGAACCTGATCAACGAACTTCTGTTGCCGGTCGTTTTTCAGAAGCCGGGATTGATCTGGGGAACAAGCGAAGAGGGCGGCAAATTTCTGTTCGAAGCGGCAACGCGCGAGGATGGAACGGCCTTCGAGGTTCGAATTCCTTACGGTGATATTCCGGTCGATCTGCGCGAGCGGATTAAGTCGGATTTGCAATCATCGACCGGAAGGAAGCCTTCGCAGGAAGAAATCAGCGATGAGTATGCGCGGTTCCTGCTCGGGCGTTAA
- a CDS encoding Bbp16 family capsid cement protein, producing the protein MIFDAQNLFSDAQVITASAPSTNVIDFGASGKPVGAAANIRKDLGRGGKVSLRVQMVEAALAAGAATLTVELQTDDNEAFSSPKTVWTSGAIGKASLVAGYVFPIDYLPRGTDERYARLNYTVATGPLTAGKITAGVVAAGEDNNYD; encoded by the coding sequence ATGATTTTCGACGCACAGAACCTCTTTTCGGATGCGCAGGTCATCACGGCCTCTGCACCGTCCACGAACGTCATCGACTTCGGCGCCAGCGGTAAACCCGTTGGCGCTGCTGCAAACATCCGCAAGGATCTCGGCCGCGGCGGCAAAGTCTCGCTTCGTGTCCAGATGGTCGAAGCTGCACTGGCTGCCGGTGCCGCAACGCTCACCGTGGAATTGCAGACCGATGACAACGAAGCCTTCTCGTCTCCGAAGACCGTCTGGACCTCGGGAGCGATTGGGAAGGCGTCCTTGGTCGCCGGCTACGTCTTCCCGATCGACTATCTGCCCCGTGGCACAGACGAGCGCTATGCCCGCCTGAACTACACCGTCGCAACCGGCCCGCTGACCGCTGGCAAGATTACGGCCGGCGTCGTCGCTGCCGGGGAGGACAACAACTATGACTAA
- a CDS encoding major capsid protein translates to MATVGNMYPTLSDLKKQEWGDDIATIIDMLVQFNSMYEDAPILECNMGTSHLTTVRTGLPVPTWRKLYKGVMPTKGTTAQVKDATGMLEDWSEVDAKLVDIAKNPAKFRLNEAKAHIAGMANMLGSTVYYGDTDVMPERFTGLHPRFNSKTAANGRQIIDAGGTGSDNTSIWFVTWGEDSVHLLYPEGTKAGLQREDKGKTTKELPDGSLYDVYREKFSQDIGLSVRDWRGVARIANIDVSDLRANATAGGADLINLMIDGYYALQNPNQPNGKTVIYAPKTVQTFLHKQAMNKTNVNLTLDQSQGKPVVSFLGLPIRRDDNILETESQIV, encoded by the coding sequence ATGGCCACTGTCGGCAACATGTATCCCACGCTCTCCGACCTGAAAAAGCAGGAATGGGGCGATGACATTGCAACCATCATCGACATGCTCGTCCAGTTCAACAGCATGTACGAAGACGCTCCCATTCTCGAATGCAACATGGGCACGTCGCACCTGACCACCGTTCGCACCGGCCTGCCGGTTCCGACCTGGCGCAAGCTCTACAAGGGCGTAATGCCTACGAAGGGCACCACGGCGCAGGTCAAGGATGCGACCGGTATGCTGGAAGACTGGTCCGAAGTTGACGCAAAGCTCGTCGACATCGCCAAGAACCCGGCGAAGTTCCGCCTGAATGAAGCCAAGGCTCATATTGCCGGTATGGCAAACATGCTCGGCTCCACCGTCTACTACGGCGATACCGACGTCATGCCGGAACGCTTTACGGGCCTTCATCCCCGCTTCAACTCGAAGACTGCAGCCAACGGCCGGCAGATCATCGACGCAGGCGGTACCGGATCGGATAACACCTCCATCTGGTTCGTCACCTGGGGCGAGGACTCGGTTCACCTTCTCTATCCGGAAGGCACCAAGGCTGGTCTTCAGCGCGAGGACAAGGGCAAGACCACGAAGGAACTGCCTGACGGTTCGCTTTATGATGTCTACCGCGAGAAGTTTTCGCAGGACATCGGCCTGTCCGTCCGCGACTGGCGCGGCGTTGCCCGCATCGCGAACATCGACGTGTCCGACCTTCGGGCGAATGCCACGGCCGGTGGCGCCGACCTCATCAATCTGATGATCGATGGCTACTACGCCTTGCAGAACCCCAACCAGCCGAACGGCAAGACGGTCATCTACGCGCCGAAGACGGTGCAGACCTTCCTGCACAAGCAGGCCATGAACAAGACCAACGTGAACCTCACGCTCGACCAGAGCCAGGGCAAGCCGGTTGTTTCGTTCCTCGGCCTTCCGATCCGCCGGGATGACAACATCCTCGAAACCGAAAGCCAGATCGTCTAA
- a CDS encoding portal protein — translation MDDAIRSRHERRLAALKKERNDYEALWQELNDFIAPGRYRKGDAKETKGRPQNSRIVDNSPLLAHRVARSGMQAGLTSPTRPWMRYSTFDDDMKEFGPVKNYLYQSTRKARDKLAVSNIYNCLHSGYGDELLFGQFCMILTTNKGALHGIMPVAGQYWLAASGQQRVDTCYRRVWMTVEQVVGRFVVQANGDMDWSKTSTTIKNCWDKGSYDDWVEVFNAIEPRHDRNPNIPTKAHKPFMSNYWEAGGPSKVMLEISGFDRNPIIAPRWDIVGEDVYAAYCPGMDALPDVKMLQKEQIWKGQGIEHQVKPAVVAPTALRNKRNSSLPGSVTYVDETNQNAAYRRAFDVNISVGDLAADIKDVDNRINRAFFADLFMAISNMQGIQPKNVYELTQRKEEQLQQLGPTVERQHHELIMPLADWVFGTLDDLNELPEPPQELEGVELKIENISTLAQAQLAVSTGSIERFLAFVGNISGGNAQAMDKVDFDQAIDEYGDAVGVVPTIVRADDEVRKIRADRAEQQRAAASAEMASKMAPVVKQGAEAAQLLAETDETGGPAALLSRLGVAG, via the coding sequence ATGGACGATGCAATCCGGTCGCGGCACGAACGGCGCTTAGCCGCCCTCAAGAAAGAACGAAACGACTATGAGGCGCTGTGGCAGGAACTGAACGACTTCATCGCTCCCGGCAGATACCGCAAAGGCGACGCCAAGGAAACGAAGGGCCGGCCGCAGAATAGCCGGATCGTCGATAACTCGCCCTTGCTGGCCCACCGTGTCGCGAGATCCGGCATGCAAGCGGGTCTCACGTCTCCAACCCGCCCGTGGATGCGATACAGCACCTTCGACGACGACATGAAGGAATTCGGGCCGGTCAAGAATTACCTGTACCAGTCCACCCGTAAGGCTCGGGACAAGCTGGCCGTCTCGAACATCTACAATTGCCTTCACAGCGGGTACGGCGACGAACTGCTGTTCGGGCAGTTCTGCATGATCCTCACGACCAACAAGGGCGCTCTGCATGGCATCATGCCGGTTGCTGGTCAGTACTGGCTTGCAGCGAGCGGTCAGCAGCGTGTCGATACCTGCTATCGCCGGGTATGGATGACTGTTGAACAGGTCGTTGGCCGCTTCGTTGTTCAGGCGAATGGCGATATGGACTGGTCGAAGACGTCCACGACGATCAAGAACTGCTGGGATAAGGGCAGCTACGACGATTGGGTCGAGGTCTTCAACGCGATTGAGCCGCGCCATGACCGAAACCCCAATATCCCGACGAAGGCCCACAAGCCGTTCATGTCGAACTATTGGGAGGCAGGGGGGCCGAGCAAGGTGATGCTGGAAATCAGCGGGTTCGACCGCAATCCAATCATAGCGCCTCGCTGGGACATCGTGGGCGAAGACGTCTATGCCGCCTACTGCCCCGGCATGGATGCGTTGCCTGACGTGAAGATGCTCCAGAAGGAGCAAATCTGGAAGGGGCAAGGTATCGAGCACCAGGTTAAACCGGCTGTGGTTGCCCCGACGGCGCTCCGCAACAAGCGGAACTCATCCCTTCCGGGTTCTGTCACTTATGTGGATGAAACGAACCAGAACGCCGCCTATCGCCGCGCCTTCGACGTCAACATCTCCGTGGGAGACTTGGCGGCCGATATCAAGGACGTCGATAACCGCATCAACCGGGCTTTCTTCGCTGACCTGTTCATGGCGATTTCGAACATGCAGGGCATTCAGCCAAAGAATGTCTATGAGCTTACCCAGCGCAAGGAAGAGCAGCTTCAGCAGCTTGGCCCGACCGTAGAACGCCAGCACCATGAGCTTATCATGCCGCTGGCCGATTGGGTGTTCGGCACGCTCGATGACCTCAACGAACTGCCGGAGCCTCCGCAAGAACTGGAAGGCGTTGAACTCAAGATCGAAAACATCTCGACGCTGGCCCAGGCGCAGCTTGCTGTTTCCACAGGCTCTATCGAACGGTTCCTTGCCTTCGTCGGGAACATCAGTGGGGGCAATGCGCAAGCGATGGACAAGGTCGATTTCGACCAGGCTATCGACGAATACGGCGATGCTGTCGGTGTAGTGCCGACCATCGTTCGCGCAGATGACGAAGTCCGGAAGATTCGGGCTGATCGCGCCGAACAGCAACGCGCAGCGGCTTCCGCTGAAATGGCCTCCAAGATGGCACCTGTCGTCAAACAGGGTGCCGAGGCCGCGCAGTTGCTCGCTGAAACTGACGAGACGGGCGGGCCAGCCGCGTTGCTGAGCCGTCTAGGGGTCGCAGGATGA
- a CDS encoding terminase has protein sequence MIPAQKRDPDEDILDAAAEYQFDPQGWSLFAWDWGQGNLKDMEGPREWQADINEEIRQHLNSENRYQPLQIAVASGHGIGKSAEMGMLANWAMSCFADCKIVATANTESQLRTKTSPEIGKWFRSSITSHWFDVQAMSVKARDAEHSDLWRLDFVAWSAHNTEAFAGLHNKDKIIVLMFDEASKIADSVWEVAEGALTDENTIIIWIVFGNPTQNTGRFRECFRRHRRRWIRRQIDSRSVPGTNKKKLDQWVEDYGEDHDFVKVRVRGMFPSASAKQFISVDDVDAAQKVHLRKEQYDFAPKIIGVDPAWTGDDELVIYFRQGLYSKLLLTMPKNDNDILVANHVARFEDELEADAVFIDLGHGTGIYSAGITLGRTWQLVSFAEKSVDRGCLNKRAEMWKGMRDWIKTGGAIDPKDDVLYQDLIGPELIARVDGKLQLESKEDMKARGLPSPNRADALGLTFARPVVARERGDERYNHSRDTSYGGSSQSDDYNPYS, from the coding sequence ATGATACCAGCACAGAAGCGCGACCCGGATGAAGACATTCTGGACGCCGCCGCTGAATATCAGTTCGACCCGCAAGGATGGTCCCTGTTCGCGTGGGATTGGGGTCAGGGCAATCTGAAGGACATGGAAGGGCCGCGCGAGTGGCAGGCGGATATCAACGAAGAGATACGCCAGCACCTTAACAGCGAGAACCGATACCAGCCTTTGCAGATCGCCGTTGCAAGCGGTCACGGTATCGGCAAGTCGGCAGAAATGGGCATGCTCGCAAATTGGGCCATGTCCTGCTTTGCTGATTGCAAGATTGTCGCCACCGCAAACACTGAAAGCCAGCTGCGAACGAAGACGTCGCCGGAAATCGGCAAGTGGTTCCGCTCATCGATCACGTCGCACTGGTTTGATGTGCAGGCCATGTCGGTCAAGGCGCGAGACGCGGAGCATTCAGACCTGTGGCGACTCGATTTCGTCGCGTGGTCTGCCCACAACACGGAAGCCTTTGCCGGTCTGCACAACAAGGACAAGATAATCGTCCTGATGTTCGACGAGGCCTCAAAGATTGCGGATAGCGTCTGGGAAGTGGCGGAAGGCGCGCTGACTGACGAAAACACGATCATCATCTGGATTGTCTTCGGCAACCCGACGCAGAACACCGGGCGATTCCGCGAGTGTTTCCGTCGCCATCGTCGGCGCTGGATAAGGCGACAGATCGATAGCCGGTCGGTGCCAGGCACCAACAAGAAGAAGCTTGACCAGTGGGTCGAGGACTATGGCGAAGACCATGATTTCGTAAAGGTGCGAGTGCGCGGCATGTTTCCATCGGCTTCAGCAAAGCAGTTCATATCGGTCGATGATGTGGACGCTGCCCAGAAAGTCCACCTGCGCAAAGAGCAGTATGACTTCGCTCCGAAAATCATCGGCGTTGATCCCGCTTGGACAGGTGACGACGAACTGGTCATCTACTTCAGACAGGGGCTTTACTCGAAGCTGCTGCTGACCATGCCGAAGAACGATAACGACATCCTGGTCGCCAACCATGTGGCGCGCTTCGAGGACGAACTTGAAGCGGATGCGGTCTTCATCGACCTTGGCCATGGAACAGGCATCTATTCGGCGGGCATCACGCTCGGCCGCACATGGCAACTTGTGAGCTTCGCAGAAAAGAGCGTGGACCGCGGCTGCCTGAACAAGCGTGCCGAGATGTGGAAGGGAATGCGCGACTGGATCAAAACAGGTGGCGCGATCGATCCGAAGGACGACGTTCTCTATCAAGACCTGATCGGCCCGGAACTGATTGCGCGCGTTGACGGCAAGCTCCAGCTGGAGAGCAAGGAAGACATGAAGGCGAGAGGCCTGCCGTCTCCAAACCGTGCTGACGCGCTCGGCCTGACCTTCGCGCGCCCTGTGGTGGCAAGGGAACGCGGCGATGAACGCTACAATCACAGCCGTGACACCAGCTACGGCGGCTCATCCCAGAGCGACGATTACAACCCCTATTCTTGA
- a CDS encoding helix-turn-helix domain-containing protein, translating into MARQTSYKPEYAEQAEKLCEQGLTDKQLAEFFGVSDRTIQRWKIEYPEFCQSLKVGKDISDEAVERSLFQRAIGYSHPDVDIKVIDGQVVKTEVTKHYPPDTVAAIFWLKNRKPKDWRDKQEVELNVNGSLAERLNRAKARKPEQK; encoded by the coding sequence ATGGCGCGTCAGACCTCGTACAAGCCCGAGTATGCGGAACAGGCTGAAAAGCTCTGCGAGCAGGGGCTTACGGATAAGCAGCTTGCCGAATTCTTCGGGGTGTCTGATCGCACTATCCAGCGCTGGAAGATAGAGTACCCGGAATTCTGTCAGTCCTTAAAGGTTGGCAAGGACATTTCGGACGAGGCCGTCGAGCGCAGTCTGTTTCAAAGGGCTATCGGTTATTCTCATCCTGATGTCGATATCAAGGTCATTGATGGCCAGGTGGTGAAGACCGAAGTCACCAAGCACTACCCGCCTGATACGGTCGCAGCCATCTTCTGGCTGAAGAACCGGAAGCCAAAGGATTGGCGCGACAAGCAGGAAGTCGAGCTTAACGTCAACGGCTCGCTCGCTGAGCGTCTCAATCGAGCCAAGGCAAGGAAGCCTGAACAGAAATGA
- a CDS encoding spike base protein, RCAP_Rcc01079 family, with translation MVERNQYGTEPGRLFSIAKSDTVDLENDTRALIIGTEGDIKITDDKGAVGTFTMPAGVFPIRIRRVWSTGTTAGGLVGIY, from the coding sequence ATGGTCGAACGCAATCAATACGGCACAGAGCCGGGACGTCTCTTCAGCATCGCCAAGAGCGATACCGTCGATCTCGAAAACGATACTCGTGCGCTGATCATCGGCACAGAGGGCGATATCAAAATCACTGACGACAAAGGCGCGGTAGGCACTTTCACCATGCCTGCCGGCGTCTTCCCCATTCGAATTCGTCGCGTGTGGTCTACAGGAACAACCGCAGGCGGCCTTGTCGGGATTTACTGA
- the gp10 gene encoding capsid staple protein — MAELVDLARTKAEKKAETDRWEKASAEDRPDYPYGLNLFLDYETLKKLGMTDHDFDAGLPVTIHAEAMISEDRVEVINGEKRHSISLQVQKMAIGQGADKDVAEKFYKKA, encoded by the coding sequence ATGGCTGAACTCGTCGACCTGGCCCGCACAAAGGCCGAAAAGAAGGCTGAAACCGACCGTTGGGAGAAAGCCTCCGCGGAGGACCGGCCCGATTACCCGTATGGCCTGAACCTGTTTCTCGATTATGAGACGCTGAAGAAGCTCGGCATGACGGATCACGACTTCGACGCCGGCCTGCCCGTGACGATTCATGCGGAAGCGATGATCTCGGAGGATCGTGTGGAAGTCATCAACGGCGAAAAGCGCCATTCGATATCGCTTCAGGTTCAGAAGATGGCGATCGGCCAGGGCGCCGACAAAGATGTCGCTGAAAAGTTCTACAAGAAGGCCTGA